The stretch of DNA GCGCCCAGGCCATCGAGGAGGTAGCCGGGGTTGAAGGCGGTGGAGATGTCGTCGCCCTCGAGGTGGGCGACGAGCTGCTCAGTGGCCTGGGCGTCGTCGCCCTGCCCGGCGTCGAGCTCCAGGTTGCCCTGAGTAAAGGACATGTGGATGGGGGTGGAGCGGTCGGCGACGAGGCTGACGCGGCGCACTGCCGCCATGAGCTCGTCGGTGCCCACCGTGGCGTGGATCGAGGTGGACTCCGGGAAGAGGCGGCGCACCGGAGGGTAGTCGCCGTCGGTGAGCAGGGAGGTGGTACGCCTGCCACCGGCCTCGAATCCGATGAGACTGGAGGCGGCCGACTCACTGCTCAGGGCCACGGTCACGTCGCCCGAGGAGGTCAGTGACTTGGCGACGTCGGACAGGGTGCGGGCCTTGAGCAGGGCCGTCGTGGACAGATCCGTGCTGGCGGGCGACCAGGTCAGCTCCCGCATGGCCAGTCGGTAGCGGTCGGTGGCCATCAGCACCAGGGAGCTGCCCTCGACCTCTATCTGCACGCTGGTGAGCAGGGGCAGGGTGTCGTCACGGGAGGCCGCGATGGAGACCTGCGCCACAGCACGGGCCAGGTCGTGGGCGTCGATCGTTCCGGCGACGGCGGGCATGACCGGAAGCGCCGGGTAGTCATCGGCCGCCATGGCCGCCAGGGAGAAGCGGGCGGAGCCGCAGGAGACGGCCACCTTGTTGCCCTCGACCTCCAGGTCGACGGGCTTGTTCGGCAAGGCCTTGGCGATGTCGGCCAGGAGCCGTCCGGAGACGAGGACGACGCCGTCCTCCTCGACGTCGGCGGCCACCTCGCAGTGGGCGGAAACCTCGTAGTCGAAGGAGGCCAGGACCAGGCTGGAGCCCTTGGCCTCCAGACGCACTCCGGCCAGGACCGGCACCGGTGGGCGGGCGGGCACGGATCGTGCAGTCCAGGTGACGGCTTCGGCGAGGATGTCTCGGTCAACCCTGAGCTTCACGGTAGGTGCCTCCGTCATGGTAGGTCGGTCAGAAACGCTTCGCGGCACAACTGACTCATACAGGTGCGTGCATGCCAGCAGGTCGCCGGCAGGTAGTCGGCAGGAACCGCGCCGCTCGGAGCGCAGTCCTGGGTCGAGAGTGTAGACGGTAGACCGTACCAATCGCTCCCGTCACCAGGGATCGCCCATCCTCATTTCATGTGCTTCCCCGAATGACAAGTGCTCGGGGTCCGGGCCGGCCTCGTTGGCCGATCGTGCTTCGCGGTCTCATGTCACTTTGGTTTGTAGGTGTAGTAGCACGTGTGGATGCTGGGGATAACAGGATCTTTCACTGCGACGACGCCGGTCCCGTTGGGGAACGACACGTGGGTGGTTCTGGTGAGCGCACGAGGGTCTCGGTGGAGAGAGTGAATGACACCCATGTCATTCCACAGAGAGGGTGATCGACCTCCACAGCGACACGCTTGCTCCTCCACCTGCCGTCCTCAGCACCGTCCACAGCTGCGCTTGCCGGGCTCGGATCAGGCGGGTGACTGGGCGGCCTGCTTGATGCGGCTGGTCAACTCGGTCACCTGGTTGAAGGTGGAGCGCCGCTCGGCCATGAGGGTGCGGATCTTCTTGTCGGCGCTCATGACGGTGGTGTGGTCGCGCCCGCCGAACTCCCGACCGATCTTGGGCAGGGAGAGGTCGGTGAGCTCACGGCACAGGTACATGGCGATGTGGCGGGCCGAGACCATGGTGCGTGAGCGGTTGGCCGAGCACAGGTCGTCGATGGTGATGCCGAAGTAGTCGGCGGTCTGGGCCATGATGAGGGAGGTAGTGATCTCCTGGCCCTCGGGGTCGGAGATGATGTCCTTGAGGACCATCTCCGCCAGGGTCTGGTCGACGGGCTGCTTATTGAGCGAGGCGAAGGCCGTCACGCGGATGAGCGCTCCCTCGAGCTCGCGGATGTTGGTGGTGATGCGCGAGGCGATGTACTCCAGGACATCGAAGGGGAGATCGAGGCCCTCAGCGGTGCCCTTGCGGGAGAGGATCGCGATGCGGGTCTCCAGGTCCGGGGGCTGGACGTCGGCCAGCAGCCCCCACTCGAAGCGGGAGCGCAGGCGCTCGTCGAGCCCGCCCAGAGCCTTGGGAGGCTGGTCGGAGGTGAGAACGACCTGCTTGCCCGAGGAGTGCAGGGAGTTGAAGGTGTGGAAGAACTCCTCAAGGGTCGACTCCTTGCCCTGGAGGAACTGGATGTCATCGACCAGGAGAATGTCGACCTCGCGGTAGCGGCGCTTGAAGCCCTCCATGCGGCCGTCGTCCTGGTTGCCATCGCGTACGCAGGCGATGAAGTCGGAGACGAAGACCTCGGAGTTGACGTACTTGACGCGGATTCCCGGGTTGAGCGTCTGAGAGTAGTGCCCGATGGCGTGCAGGAGATGGGTCTTGCCCAGGCCGGAGCCGCCGTAGATGAACAGGGGGTTGTAGGCGCGGGCCGGGGCTTCGGCGACGGCCAGGGCTGTGGCGTGGGCGAACCTGTTGGACGAGCCGGTGACGTAGGTGTCGAAGGTGTAGCGCGGGTTGAGCTGGGAGACGTCGTGGGCCGCGGTCGGCGTGAGCAGTCCGGTGGAGCTCTGGGCTCCGGCGGTGCCGGGGTTGTAGGCCCCGGGAAAGGTGGGCATGGCGGGCGAGGGGGCCGAGGCGGCGGAGGCCTGGGAGCGGGGCATCGGTGAGGGGGCCGAGGTCGGGTAGGCCGACGGATCACTGAGCTGCTCGCTGTAGGCGGGCACGGCGGGGGCGACTGCGGGAATGGCGCGGGGCGGTGAGGGCGGCGCGGTGGCCAGGTTGACGGGCTCAGGAGCCACGGGCGGCATCGGTGCTCGCAAGACCTCCGAGGAGGTGTCGACCGTGACCTCGATGGGCATGGGGCGTCCCCAGACCTGGGTGACGGCGGCGTTGATGGGACCGCGTGCCTGCTCGACGATGTCCTTGGCGAAGGCCGACCCGACGACGAGGACGAGGGTGCCGTCGACGTCGATGAGGTGAGTCATGCGAATCATCGACATCTTGCCCTGGCCCAGCTCCCCGGAGCTGGAGAGCACCTCGAGGGCGGAGAGCCATTTGGTGTTGGCGGCGTCGGGCACGACGGACTCCTGATCGGCATGGTTGGTATTCCCTGTGATCGCAACCCGACCGGTGTCGGCCAGGGCACTGCGTCGATCATGACAGGGATGTGTGGGCCTGGCGAACCGGACTGTCTCGACCGGGCGTTCCATCATGCTGTTTCTCCACAGACTTGTCCACACCTGGGGACACAGCGAGCCATGACTCACAGGTAATCTTCAGAATAAACTCTGGTACTACTAGGGTTCTTGTCGTCCGATCGTGCGGCACCAGCCCGCGGAATGACAGATGTGTAGTGATTTTCCGAGCTATTGAGAAGATGCACACAGATCAGTGAGTTATCCACATATCCGCAGGATTGTGGACGGACTGCTTCCCACAGCGGTGGACACGAAGAGGCCTTGCCTGTGGACATGGTGTGGACGACGTCATCGGTCACAGTCGGCCGCATCCGTTTGACCGGCAAGAGGGCCAAACGTAGGCTGTTGCAGACGTTCGCGCGGAGTCACGTCCCGATCCAGGGGGCAGCCGTG from Actinomyces sp. Marseille-P3109 encodes:
- the dnaA gene encoding chromosomal replication initiator protein DnaA; translated protein: MPDAANTKWLSALEVLSSSGELGQGKMSMIRMTHLIDVDGTLVLVVGSAFAKDIVEQARGPINAAVTQVWGRPMPIEVTVDTSSEVLRAPMPPVAPEPVNLATAPPSPPRAIPAVAPAVPAYSEQLSDPSAYPTSAPSPMPRSQASAASAPSPAMPTFPGAYNPGTAGAQSSTGLLTPTAAHDVSQLNPRYTFDTYVTGSSNRFAHATALAVAEAPARAYNPLFIYGGSGLGKTHLLHAIGHYSQTLNPGIRVKYVNSEVFVSDFIACVRDGNQDDGRMEGFKRRYREVDILLVDDIQFLQGKESTLEEFFHTFNSLHSSGKQVVLTSDQPPKALGGLDERLRSRFEWGLLADVQPPDLETRIAILSRKGTAEGLDLPFDVLEYIASRITTNIRELEGALIRVTAFASLNKQPVDQTLAEMVLKDIISDPEGQEITTSLIMAQTADYFGITIDDLCSANRSRTMVSARHIAMYLCRELTDLSLPKIGREFGGRDHTTVMSADKKIRTLMAERRSTFNQVTELTSRIKQAAQSPA
- the dnaN gene encoding DNA polymerase III subunit beta, yielding MKLRVDRDILAEAVTWTARSVPARPPVPVLAGVRLEAKGSSLVLASFDYEVSAHCEVAADVEEDGVVLVSGRLLADIAKALPNKPVDLEVEGNKVAVSCGSARFSLAAMAADDYPALPVMPAVAGTIDAHDLARAVAQVSIAASRDDTLPLLTSVQIEVEGSSLVLMATDRYRLAMRELTWSPASTDLSTTALLKARTLSDVAKSLTSSGDVTVALSSESAASSLIGFEAGGRRTTSLLTDGDYPPVRRLFPESTSIHATVGTDELMAAVRRVSLVADRSTPIHMSFTQGNLELDAGQGDDAQATEQLVAHLEGDDISTAFNPGYLLDGLGALNQPYVRLDFTHASKPAVLTGMDSIGGTEDSTFRYLLMPIRFGA